The Phragmitibacter flavus genome includes a window with the following:
- a CDS encoding glycosyltransferase family 2 protein — protein sequence MCPNPPARVVEKAGFHYSVELYPRRAEPSKTHRVSTPNHPADFVAIAESPTSTLHGWFLPPENLTVHGLRAVHQKKTFAARRNQLRPDVFALHPDRPDSLRSGFRIEVNLQRGWNHFVLQYKDAQSQWQDFGHVAIRRPLLSFNLPIFMSKSKSDLELEYQPSPHEQWSRAHGDPAPSELQAMVRFLDRFPSKPLLSVLLPTYNTPIHWLRRTIESIQEQIYPHWELCIADDCSPQPAVRRLLNHYARSDSRIKLKLMEAHGHICQSSNAALELCNGAYTVLLDHDDEVPRHALFHIAWEAASHPTSDIIFTDEDKIDLTGSRFEPYFKSGWNYDLLLTQNCVSHLGAYRTELLRDIGGFRVGYEGSQDWDLALRAYARSAPDRVRHIPRILYHWRTLEASTASTVNAKPYAFNAGRRSIEEHLHQTCPGAVIQDTPNHRWRILWPLPEPAPLASLIVATDGPLHWLQNLIESHIKHAAPTPTERLLIAHPGTHPETQDYLEHLITRHPGCRLLHLENTGVAALNLAAAAASGDLLIFLHPGAEITQSDWLDELIRQTSRDGIGAVGGAVINEDDSLQYGSLAINPTTLATHAFRHWPVTKRTITSPPHSVQEVSALPLACLAVRKECFQRVQGFNETLHSPLAAALDFSLKLREINLRNLFTPHSQLLVRKEAQPHFQGYDQPNPQDIELLVTRWKTQLSQDPFFNPNLSIHCTVPIAAKPSTSWPWQ from the coding sequence ATGTGTCCAAACCCGCCAGCCCGCGTGGTGGAAAAAGCGGGGTTCCATTACTCCGTTGAACTCTACCCCCGACGGGCCGAACCCAGCAAAACCCATCGTGTCAGCACCCCCAACCATCCTGCTGATTTTGTCGCGATTGCAGAAAGTCCCACCTCCACCCTTCATGGCTGGTTCCTGCCACCTGAAAATCTGACGGTTCACGGACTGCGCGCCGTCCACCAAAAGAAAACCTTTGCCGCCCGCAGGAACCAGCTTCGTCCCGATGTCTTCGCTCTTCACCCCGACCGCCCAGACTCGCTCCGCTCTGGATTTCGCATCGAGGTCAACCTCCAGCGCGGTTGGAATCATTTTGTCCTGCAATACAAGGACGCCCAGTCCCAGTGGCAGGATTTCGGTCACGTCGCCATTCGCCGTCCCCTCCTCTCCTTCAACCTGCCGATCTTCATGTCCAAGTCGAAATCGGATTTGGAATTGGAATATCAACCCTCCCCGCACGAACAATGGAGCCGGGCCCATGGCGATCCCGCCCCTTCGGAACTGCAGGCCATGGTTCGGTTTCTCGACCGCTTCCCGTCCAAGCCGCTTCTCTCCGTCCTCCTTCCCACCTACAACACCCCCATCCACTGGCTGCGCCGCACCATCGAGTCCATTCAAGAGCAAATTTACCCTCACTGGGAACTCTGCATCGCCGACGACTGCTCCCCCCAGCCCGCCGTCCGTCGCCTCTTGAATCATTACGCTCGTAGCGACTCGCGGATCAAACTCAAGCTCATGGAAGCCCACGGGCACATCTGCCAAAGCTCCAATGCCGCACTCGAACTCTGCAACGGAGCCTACACCGTGTTGCTCGATCACGATGACGAAGTCCCCCGCCACGCCCTTTTTCACATCGCCTGGGAGGCCGCCAGTCACCCCACTTCCGACATCATTTTCACCGACGAAGACAAGATCGATCTTACCGGCTCTCGATTTGAACCCTACTTCAAATCCGGCTGGAACTACGACCTCCTGCTCACCCAAAACTGCGTCAGCCACCTCGGAGCCTACCGCACCGAACTGCTGCGCGACATTGGCGGCTTCCGCGTCGGATATGAAGGCAGCCAGGACTGGGATCTCGCCCTGCGTGCCTATGCCCGCTCCGCTCCTGATCGCGTCCGTCACATTCCCCGCATCCTCTACCACTGGCGCACCCTCGAAGCCTCCACCGCGTCCACCGTCAACGCCAAACCTTACGCCTTCAATGCAGGTCGCCGCTCCATCGAAGAACACCTTCACCAAACCTGTCCGGGCGCCGTCATTCAGGACACCCCAAACCACCGCTGGCGCATCCTCTGGCCCCTGCCCGAGCCCGCCCCCCTGGCCTCCCTCATCGTTGCAACCGACGGACCCCTCCATTGGCTGCAAAACCTCATCGAATCCCACATCAAACACGCGGCCCCCACGCCGACGGAACGGTTGTTGATCGCCCATCCCGGCACCCATCCTGAAACTCAAGATTACCTCGAGCACCTCATCACCAGGCATCCCGGGTGTCGATTGCTCCATCTTGAAAACACCGGCGTTGCCGCCCTCAACCTAGCCGCCGCCGCCGCTTCGGGTGACCTGCTCATCTTCCTCCATCCCGGAGCCGAAATCACCCAATCCGACTGGCTGGACGAACTCATCCGCCAGACCAGCCGCGACGGAATCGGTGCCGTCGGTGGGGCCGTCATCAACGAAGACGACTCGCTGCAATACGGCAGCCTCGCCATCAATCCAACGACCCTTGCCACACACGCCTTCCGCCACTGGCCCGTCACCAAGCGCACCATCACCTCCCCTCCCCATTCCGTTCAGGAGGTCAGCGCCCTTCCCCTCGCCTGTCTCGCCGTGCGCAAGGAATGCTTCCAACGCGTTCAAGGTTTCAACGAAACCCTTCATTCCCCCCTCGCCGCCGCCCTCGATTTCAGTCTCAAACTGCGCGAAATCAACCTGCGCAATCTCTTCACCCCCCACAGCCAGTTGCTGGTCCGCAAAGAAGCCCAGCCCCACTTCCAAGGCTACGATCAACCAAACCCCCAAGACATCGAGCTACTTGTCACCCGCTGGAAAACCCAACTTTCCCAAGACCCCTTCTTCAACCCCAACCTCTCCATCCATTGCACCGTTCCCATCGCCGCCAAACCCAGCACTTCCTGGCCCTGGCAATGA
- a CDS encoding PDR/VanB family oxidoreductase, with protein sequence MIKVILTGVTPITHRVTQFRFAAKTGELPACSPGSALRIHLPVEGGTNIITNSYSITSNPWTSSTLSYTIAVRREDPGQSRGGSIYLHEHAKPGDFFDIDPPTNRFPLVTTAPHHLLIAGGIGITPFLSYLPAIERRQQSVEVHYSFRGYEEAAFIDQLPPATTCYHNTKLSTRMNVRHILERQPPGTHVYVCGPAELINEVRHSAQSLGWPSAQIHFEHFSAGTDSRPKRPFKVHLAASDRQLTVSENETLLEVLEREGLPVSHSCRIGGCGTCELRVSGGGGIEHRDHCLTDEDRHDGSRLIACVSRAANGELVLDL encoded by the coding sequence ATGATCAAAGTCATTCTCACCGGGGTCACGCCCATCACCCATCGCGTGACCCAATTCCGCTTCGCCGCCAAAACCGGCGAACTCCCCGCCTGCTCCCCCGGCAGCGCCTTGCGCATCCACCTCCCCGTTGAAGGCGGCACCAACATCATCACCAACAGCTACTCCATCACCTCCAACCCCTGGACCAGCAGCACCCTCAGCTACACCATCGCCGTCCGACGCGAAGATCCCGGTCAGTCACGCGGCGGCTCCATCTACCTCCATGAACACGCCAAACCCGGCGACTTCTTCGACATCGACCCTCCCACCAACCGCTTCCCCCTCGTCACCACAGCCCCCCACCATCTCCTCATCGCCGGCGGCATCGGCATCACCCCCTTCCTCTCCTACCTCCCCGCCATCGAGCGCCGTCAGCAATCCGTCGAAGTCCACTACAGCTTCCGCGGTTATGAAGAAGCCGCCTTCATCGACCAGCTCCCGCCCGCCACCACCTGCTACCACAACACCAAACTCAGCACCCGCATGAACGTGCGGCACATCCTCGAGCGTCAGCCCCCCGGCACCCACGTCTACGTTTGCGGCCCCGCCGAACTCATTAACGAAGTCCGCCACAGCGCCCAGTCCCTTGGCTGGCCCTCCGCCCAAATCCACTTCGAACATTTTTCCGCTGGCACCGACTCTCGACCCAAGCGCCCCTTCAAAGTCCACCTCGCCGCCAGCGACCGCCAGCTCACCGTCAGCGAAAACGAAACCCTCCTCGAAGTCCTCGAACGCGAAGGACTCCCCGTCTCCCACTCCTGCCGCATCGGCGGTTGCGGCACCTGCGAACTGCGCGTCTCCGGCGGCGGCGGCATCGAACATCGCGACCACTGCCTCACCGACGAAGACCGCCACGACGGCTCCCGACTCATCGCCTGCGTCTCCCGCGCCGCCAACGGCGAACTTGTCCTCGACCTCTGA
- a CDS encoding heme-dependent oxidative N-demethylase family protein codes for MNAPPTLPQENAEPPVAEALAPPPTPEPEIEPELDRFKNSEIDIARFPFPFEGDDYSYTVNLRKAGQGAPGSFDEHWFDIDQHHVAEMELREQVLAEDPERYQALPHMIDHQWDTLELIMEKYSTDYPQHFSLSRFGNLWTWENRLLGIKNTFTYGDASTLPREPLDYITRQAQGDWVLMDERDNDLWMDAGMLTFPADWSLAFDLGMSFEEWHGPVPMAHEAGVFKRAKQFLMRIQPAEPWQRFNWTMTIGRRWDASTEKYHEWGIDRTTITPENVGQKVHLRVEVQVLPRLRRSHGLLFLIRTYLISLDELTTNPAWAKRLRRVLQTLPEPIAEYKGLNRYKQTVIDHLAPYEDGI; via the coding sequence ATGAACGCCCCACCGACCCTGCCCCAAGAAAACGCAGAACCCCCGGTGGCCGAGGCGCTTGCTCCTCCTCCAACTCCCGAGCCCGAAATCGAACCCGAGCTCGACCGCTTCAAAAACAGCGAAATCGACATCGCCCGCTTTCCCTTCCCCTTCGAAGGCGACGACTACTCCTACACCGTCAATCTCCGCAAAGCCGGCCAAGGTGCCCCCGGCAGCTTCGACGAACACTGGTTCGACATCGACCAACATCACGTCGCCGAAATGGAACTCCGCGAACAAGTCCTCGCCGAAGACCCCGAACGCTACCAGGCCCTCCCTCACATGATCGATCACCAGTGGGACACCCTGGAACTCATCATGGAGAAATACAGCACCGACTACCCCCAGCACTTTTCCCTCAGCCGCTTCGGCAACCTCTGGACCTGGGAAAACCGTCTCCTCGGCATCAAAAACACCTTCACCTACGGCGACGCCTCTACCCTTCCCCGCGAACCCCTCGACTACATCACCCGCCAGGCCCAAGGCGACTGGGTGCTCATGGACGAACGCGACAACGACCTGTGGATGGACGCCGGCATGCTCACCTTCCCCGCCGACTGGTCCCTCGCCTTCGACCTCGGCATGTCCTTCGAAGAATGGCACGGCCCCGTCCCCATGGCCCACGAAGCCGGCGTCTTCAAACGCGCCAAACAGTTCCTCATGCGCATCCAGCCCGCCGAACCCTGGCAGCGTTTTAACTGGACCATGACCATCGGCCGACGCTGGGATGCCTCCACCGAAAAATATCACGAATGGGGCATCGACCGCACCACCATCACCCCTGAAAACGTCGGCCAAAAAGTCCACCTCCGCGTCGAAGTCCAAGTCCTCCCCCGTCTCCGTCGCAGCCACGGCCTCCTCTTCCTCATCCGCACTTATTTGATCAGTCTCGACGAACTCACCACCAACCCCGCCTGGGCCAAACGACTTCGCCGCGTCCTCCAGACCCTCCCCGAACCCATTGCGGAATACAAGGGCCTCAATCGTTACAAACAAACCGTCATCGACCACCTCGCCCCCTACGAAGACGGAATCTGA
- a CDS encoding SDR family oxidoreductase: MPLPSPISISGQSAIVTGGSKGIGKGIARVLAGSGAKVLIVARNPDDGRSAVNDIIAEGGIASFHPADLSNAIECEGAVAKALELYGKLDILCSNAGAFPSCNLADMTEPLWDELMAQNVRSTAFMVKAAMVPMSAQKYGRIVLTSSITGPLTGYPGWSHYGATKAAQLGFMRTAALELAPHGITINAVLPGNITTEAIIAMGPAYTEATAKAIPAKTLGDVEDIGYAALFLASPQAKFITAQTLVIDGGQVVPEIEAAIL; this comes from the coding sequence ATGCCCCTCCCGTCCCCCATCTCCATCTCCGGCCAATCTGCCATTGTCACCGGCGGCAGCAAAGGCATCGGCAAAGGCATTGCCCGTGTCCTCGCCGGCAGCGGCGCCAAAGTCCTCATCGTTGCCCGCAACCCCGATGACGGCCGATCCGCCGTCAACGACATCATCGCCGAGGGCGGTATCGCCTCATTCCACCCCGCCGACCTCTCCAACGCCATTGAATGCGAAGGTGCCGTCGCCAAAGCCCTCGAACTCTACGGCAAACTCGACATCCTCTGCTCCAACGCCGGGGCCTTCCCCTCCTGCAACCTCGCCGACATGACCGAACCCCTCTGGGACGAACTCATGGCCCAAAACGTTCGAAGCACCGCCTTCATGGTCAAAGCCGCCATGGTCCCCATGTCCGCCCAAAAATACGGCCGCATCGTTCTCACCTCCTCCATCACCGGCCCCCTCACCGGCTACCCCGGCTGGTCCCATTACGGAGCCACCAAAGCCGCCCAGCTCGGTTTCATGCGCACCGCCGCCCTCGAACTCGCCCCCCACGGCATCACCATCAACGCCGTCCTCCCCGGAAACATCACCACCGAAGCCATCATCGCCATGGGCCCCGCCTACACCGAAGCCACCGCCAAAGCCATCCCCGCCAAAACCCTCGGCGATGTCGAAGACATCGGCTACGCCGCCCTCTTCCTCGCCTCCCCTCAAGCCAAATTCATCACCGCCCAAACCCTCGTCATCGACGGCGGCCAAGTCGTCCCCGAAATCGAAGCAGCGATCCTCTAA
- the holA gene encoding DNA polymerase III subunit delta, with product MKRQFGVVMAVKKASATSGGAGNIIAVVGTDDLRVKEAALKLSKELSPPDSGDFGNDVIEGIAESAEHCGQIVRSTLDALQTLPFFGGGKLVWLKNVNFLADSVVGRTNAAIEGMEAILDYAEKLPPEIKFLMSVGAVDKRRAAWKKLSKVADVRVFDRPDTTKSGWEDAVIAQVERRGRDLGLRFDHAALEMLVHLAGEDTRQLDSEIEKLSLYVGENGRVTEDVVRLLVPLNRAGVVFELGNAIGRRDLRRALELVRTLIYQGQNAIGILLAAVVPRVRNLLLAADLLERHPKLPRGSYGSFGGALERLPSSETAHLPKKKDGSGLNVYPLFLALNEASKFTLPELRAALKACLEANLKLVSTSIEPQLVLERLLVGMLTKKR from the coding sequence TTGAAACGGCAGTTTGGCGTGGTCATGGCGGTCAAAAAGGCATCGGCAACTTCTGGGGGGGCGGGGAACATCATTGCGGTGGTGGGAACGGATGATTTGCGGGTGAAAGAGGCGGCGCTGAAGCTCTCGAAGGAGTTGTCGCCGCCGGACTCGGGGGATTTTGGCAATGATGTGATCGAGGGGATCGCGGAAAGCGCGGAGCATTGTGGGCAGATTGTGCGATCGACCTTGGATGCGTTGCAGACGCTGCCGTTCTTTGGGGGTGGCAAGCTGGTGTGGTTGAAGAATGTCAATTTCCTGGCGGACTCGGTGGTGGGGAGGACCAATGCGGCGATTGAAGGGATGGAGGCGATTTTGGATTATGCGGAGAAGCTGCCGCCGGAGATCAAGTTTTTGATGAGCGTGGGGGCGGTGGACAAGCGCCGGGCGGCGTGGAAGAAGCTGTCAAAAGTCGCCGATGTGCGGGTGTTTGATCGGCCGGACACGACGAAGTCGGGCTGGGAGGATGCGGTGATTGCGCAGGTGGAACGGCGCGGTCGGGATCTGGGTTTGCGGTTCGATCATGCGGCGCTGGAGATGCTGGTGCATCTGGCGGGGGAGGACACGCGGCAGTTGGACAGCGAGATTGAGAAGTTGAGTTTGTATGTGGGGGAAAATGGCCGGGTGACGGAGGACGTGGTGCGCCTGTTGGTGCCGTTGAACCGGGCCGGGGTGGTGTTTGAATTGGGCAATGCGATTGGGCGTCGGGATTTGCGTCGGGCGCTGGAGCTGGTGCGGACGTTGATCTATCAGGGGCAGAATGCGATTGGGATTCTGTTGGCCGCAGTAGTGCCGAGGGTGCGCAATCTGTTGCTGGCGGCGGATTTGCTGGAACGGCATCCGAAGCTGCCGAGGGGGAGTTATGGGTCGTTTGGTGGGGCGCTGGAGCGATTGCCGAGTTCGGAGACGGCGCATTTGCCGAAGAAGAAGGACGGCAGCGGGTTGAATGTTTATCCGCTGTTTTTGGCGCTGAATGAGGCGTCGAAATTCACGTTGCCGGAATTGCGCGCGGCGCTGAAGGCGTGTTTGGAGGCGAACTTGAAGCTGGTGTCGACGAGTATTGAACCGCAGTTGGTGCTGGAGCGGTTGTTGGTGGGGATGTTGACGAAGAAACGGTGA
- a CDS encoding FIST signal transduction protein: MDIATPSTTSGSAYSELVPGSFDETKAIEAARRAHQQLGDHATIAFLFVSCDLRESLADLIELVQIHARCPQVVGCSASGLINGEQEDEEANGFSLLVLRLPQTEVNVVSLPPENHDSSWDQIRRWNREGCDGWVLLGNPVLLGEEWMNQWNRTIGSVPVYGGLAGGSHRAEELFVFDQGGVHENASAIAIGLRGGIQFSGLVSQGCRPIGEPFTITKADENLIHQLASQSAYEQLQSTFHNLSEQQRERAQGNILIGLAMSEYVEDFNTGDFLVRSILGGDPDKGAIAVGALPRVGQTLQFQLRDKEAASADLHYALGKCQQHLANPPFAAILFSCGGRGKHLFGRPHHDASQFAATFGTTPLAGFFCNGEIGTVGDKAYLHGFTASALILANK, encoded by the coding sequence ATGGACATCGCAACGCCATCCACCACCTCCGGCTCAGCTTACTCGGAACTGGTGCCAGGCAGCTTCGATGAAACCAAAGCCATCGAGGCCGCCCGCCGTGCCCACCAGCAACTCGGCGACCACGCCACCATCGCCTTTCTTTTTGTCTCCTGCGACCTGCGAGAATCCCTCGCCGATCTCATCGAACTCGTCCAGATCCACGCCCGCTGCCCCCAAGTCGTCGGCTGCTCTGCCAGCGGCCTGATCAACGGCGAACAGGAGGACGAAGAAGCCAATGGATTTTCCCTTCTCGTCCTGCGACTCCCGCAAACCGAGGTCAATGTTGTCAGTCTCCCGCCGGAAAATCACGACTCCAGCTGGGATCAAATCCGCCGCTGGAACCGCGAAGGTTGCGACGGCTGGGTCCTCCTCGGCAATCCCGTTCTGCTCGGCGAAGAATGGATGAACCAGTGGAACCGCACCATCGGCTCCGTTCCCGTCTACGGCGGTCTCGCCGGGGGCAGTCACCGTGCCGAAGAATTGTTTGTTTTCGACCAAGGCGGCGTCCACGAAAACGCCTCCGCCATCGCCATCGGCCTGCGCGGCGGCATCCAGTTCAGCGGACTCGTCAGCCAGGGCTGCCGTCCCATCGGCGAACCGTTCACCATCACCAAGGCCGATGAAAACCTTATCCACCAGCTCGCCTCCCAAAGCGCCTACGAGCAGTTGCAATCCACCTTCCACAACCTTTCCGAACAACAACGCGAACGCGCCCAGGGCAACATCCTCATCGGCCTCGCCATGAGCGAATACGTCGAAGATTTTAATACCGGCGACTTCCTCGTCCGCTCCATCCTCGGCGGCGATCCCGACAAAGGCGCCATCGCCGTCGGTGCCCTTCCGCGCGTCGGCCAGACCCTGCAATTTCAGCTTCGCGACAAGGAAGCCGCTTCCGCCGACCTTCACTACGCCCTCGGCAAGTGTCAGCAGCATCTGGCCAATCCCCCCTTCGCCGCCATCCTCTTCTCCTGCGGCGGCCGCGGCAAACACCTTTTCGGACGCCCCCATCACGACGCCTCCCAATTCGCCGCCACCTTCGGCACCACCCCTCTCGCCGGCTTCTTCTGCAACGGCGAAATCGGCACCGTCGGCGACAAAGCCTATCTCCACGGCTTCACTGCGAGCGCGTTGATCCTCGCCAACAAGTAA
- a CDS encoding primary-amine oxidase, which produces MSTLPPPTATALVHPLTPLTAAEISAAVELLKSSGQATDTTRFVVVTLHEPPKQLVLDWTPASPPVPRQAFCVLLEKTTGQTFEAIVSLDTPEVTHFENRPGVHPAITLDEFFECEEMLKQHPDFIAAVHKRGITDLDLLMIDPWSAGAYHNDIAEAEGRRLVRALTWVRSEPGDNGYARPLQGLMALVDLNTLELVQLEDVGMTPLPPEPGNYAPRFLPKLRPALHDLEINQPDGPGFTTDGNLIQWQGWSLRVGFTPREGLVIHQVSYDDDGTTRPIFYRASLVDMIVPYGDPDQAHARKNAFDCGEYGIGMLANSLALGCDCLGVIKYFDAHLVNSKGEPVTIKNAICLHEEDYGILWKHVDWRTNETELRRSRRLVVSFISTVGNYEYGFYWYFYLDGNIQYEVKLTGIINTGALPVGQKRKYGNIVAPGLYAPIHQHIFSVRMDMTLDGLGNTAHEVNTHAEPDGPDNPFGNAFYAQSTPLTTETARDLSLESARYWKVVNPNVKNAVGEPVAYKFMLNENAFPFVSKTSSVRKRAGYIDHHFWVTPFDEKEKYAVGDYPNQRHPDIEDGLPAFIQQGRSTDNTNIVCWLTLNAHHVVRPEDFPVMPCSYIGFLMKPTGFFNRNPAIHLPPSPSKHSIQVDAEEPPSCCCH; this is translated from the coding sequence ATGTCCACCTTACCACCTCCAACCGCCACCGCCCTCGTCCACCCCCTCACCCCGCTGACCGCCGCCGAAATCAGCGCCGCCGTCGAGCTCCTCAAATCTTCCGGCCAAGCCACCGACACCACCCGCTTCGTCGTCGTCACCCTTCACGAACCTCCCAAACAACTCGTCCTCGACTGGACCCCCGCCTCCCCACCCGTCCCACGCCAGGCCTTCTGCGTCCTTCTCGAAAAAACCACCGGCCAGACCTTCGAAGCCATCGTCAGCCTCGACACCCCCGAAGTCACCCACTTCGAAAACCGCCCCGGCGTCCACCCCGCCATCACCCTCGACGAGTTCTTCGAATGCGAAGAAATGCTCAAACAACACCCCGACTTCATCGCCGCCGTCCACAAACGCGGCATCACCGACCTCGACCTCCTCATGATCGACCCCTGGTCCGCCGGCGCCTATCACAATGACATCGCCGAAGCCGAAGGCCGCCGCCTCGTCCGCGCCCTCACTTGGGTCCGCAGCGAACCCGGCGACAACGGCTACGCCCGCCCCCTCCAGGGACTCATGGCCCTCGTCGACCTCAACACCCTCGAACTCGTCCAGCTCGAAGACGTCGGCATGACCCCCCTCCCGCCCGAACCCGGCAACTACGCCCCGCGCTTCCTCCCCAAACTCCGACCCGCCCTTCACGACCTCGAAATCAACCAGCCGGACGGACCCGGCTTCACCACCGACGGCAACCTCATCCAATGGCAAGGCTGGTCTCTCCGCGTCGGCTTCACCCCCCGCGAAGGCCTCGTCATCCACCAGGTCAGCTACGACGACGACGGCACCACCCGACCCATCTTCTACCGCGCCTCGCTTGTCGACATGATCGTCCCCTACGGCGACCCCGACCAGGCCCACGCCCGCAAAAACGCCTTCGACTGCGGCGAATACGGCATCGGCATGCTCGCCAACTCCCTCGCCCTCGGCTGCGACTGCCTCGGCGTCATCAAATACTTCGACGCCCACCTTGTGAACAGCAAAGGCGAACCCGTCACCATCAAAAACGCCATCTGCCTCCACGAGGAAGACTACGGCATCCTCTGGAAACACGTCGACTGGCGCACCAACGAAACCGAACTCCGCCGCTCCCGCCGCCTCGTCGTCTCCTTCATCTCCACCGTCGGCAACTACGAATACGGCTTCTACTGGTATTTCTACCTCGACGGCAACATCCAATACGAAGTCAAACTCACCGGCATCATCAACACCGGCGCATTACCCGTCGGCCAAAAACGCAAATACGGCAACATCGTCGCCCCCGGCCTCTACGCCCCCATCCACCAGCACATCTTCTCCGTGCGAATGGACATGACCCTCGACGGACTCGGCAACACCGCCCACGAAGTCAACACCCACGCCGAACCCGACGGACCCGACAACCCCTTCGGCAACGCCTTCTACGCCCAATCCACCCCCCTCACCACCGAGACCGCGCGCGACCTCTCCCTCGAATCCGCCCGCTATTGGAAAGTCGTCAATCCCAACGTGAAAAACGCTGTCGGCGAACCCGTTGCTTACAAATTCATGCTCAACGAAAACGCCTTCCCCTTCGTCAGCAAAACCTCCTCCGTCCGCAAACGCGCCGGCTACATCGACCACCATTTCTGGGTCACCCCCTTCGACGAAAAAGAGAAATACGCCGTCGGTGACTACCCCAACCAGCGCCATCCCGACATCGAAGACGGCCTCCCCGCCTTCATCCAGCAAGGCCGTTCCACCGACAACACCAACATCGTCTGCTGGCTCACCCTCAACGCCCACCACGTCGTCCGCCCCGAAGATTTTCCTGTGATGCCCTGCAGCTACATCGGTTTCCTCATGAAACCCACCGGCTTCTTCAACCGCAACCCCGCCATCCATCTCCCTCCCTCACCCTCCAAACACAGCATCCAGGTCGACGCCGAAGAGCCCCCAAGCTGCTGCTGCCATTAA
- a CDS encoding dimethylamine monooxygenase subunit DmmA family protein has translation MGSIKSQPVYAPLTFNPEASHHLFATSGVGYHAVETLLTETPAFPYTWLHVGDTPASPTAFGYPDESSLLRDLEIKLRQVSPGTQIALAGPETFIWSAALVTRGAGFSRSRVQTQLMGSKARRVLCAHCRHLHEGIQHTIFVCHGCGLHLAVRDHFSRRLCAYLAGRVDAEEPGNIPQSEELYA, from the coding sequence GTGGGCAGCATCAAAAGCCAGCCGGTCTATGCGCCCCTGACCTTCAATCCGGAGGCCAGCCATCATCTCTTCGCCACCTCCGGCGTCGGCTATCACGCCGTTGAAACCCTTCTCACCGAAACTCCCGCCTTTCCCTACACCTGGCTCCACGTCGGCGACACCCCCGCCTCGCCAACTGCGTTCGGCTACCCTGATGAATCATCGCTCCTTCGCGACCTCGAAATCAAACTGCGCCAAGTTTCCCCCGGCACCCAAATCGCCCTCGCCGGACCCGAGACCTTCATCTGGTCCGCCGCCCTCGTCACTCGCGGAGCCGGTTTCAGCCGGAGTCGCGTGCAAACCCAACTGATGGGCTCCAAAGCCCGCCGCGTTTTGTGCGCCCACTGCCGCCACCTGCACGAAGGCATCCAACACACCATTTTCGTCTGCCACGGTTGCGGCCTGCACCTTGCCGTGCGCGATCATTTTTCCCGAAGACTCTGCGCCTATCTTGCCGGTCGGGTCGACGCAGAAGAACCCGGAAACATCCCGCAATCAGAGGAGCTCTACGCATGA